TGCAGTCGGCCGAATCGCGCTCAGATCACCCCTCGGTAAGCTGACGACATGACAGGACAAGTGCGTACCGTCGACGGCCGCGTGGCCGGCCGGCGTGGGCAGGCGACGCGGCAGAAGCTGCTCGACTGCCTCAGCGAGATGCTCAGCTCCTCTCCGTACCGGGACGTCAAGGTCATCGATGTCGCCCGGAAGGCGGGCACCTCGCCCGCGACCTTCTACCAGTACTTCCCGGACGTCGAGGGCGCCGTCCTGGAGATCGCCGACCAAGTGGCCGCCGAGGGCGCCGCGTTGACCGGTACCGTCGAGGGACGCAGCTGGGTCGGCAAGGCGGGCTGGCAGACCGCGCAGGAACTCGTCGACGGCTTCCTGGAGTTCTGG
Above is a genomic segment from Streptomyces glaucescens containing:
- a CDS encoding TetR family transcriptional regulator: MRTVDGRVAGRRGQATRQKLLDCLSEMLSSSPYRDVKVIDVARKAGTSPATFYQYFPDVEGAVLEIADQVAAEGAALTGTVEGRSWVGKAGWQTAQELVDGFLEFWRKNDAILRVVDLGAAEGDKRFYKLRMKILNSVNGSLTDAVAGLQAKGKVDKDVNPAAIAGSVVVMLAAAASHQKGFSSWGVKQAELKPNLALLVHLAITGRKPTR